CGATGCGCGCCATAGCTGATCTGTACGACCGAACGCGTTTGACTACACCTCGCATTGATCCTTCTTTTGAAGTGTTTCGCGTCGAGCAACGGCGCTTTCCGCGCAAGCTGCGCGGGGTGCTCGAGGCCCTGAAGGAGCCCGCCATTTACGTGCTCAGCAGTGGGATGATGTTTGAACGCTCCCTGTCGAACCAGATGGCACAACTCATGGTGGAAGATGAACGACACGGGATTTTTCTGGTCGGCTTCTCTAAAGAAGGATCACCTGCGCGGCGATTGCTGGATGCAGCAGCCGCAGGAGCCGAAACCGTAGTCTTGGAGGAGCAGCGCGGTCCGCAGCCCCTCCGCTGTGAAGTTGCTCGTTTTCGTTTCAGCGGCCATAGCCACCGACGTGACCTGCTCAGCCTGGTCGAGCGCCTTCAGCCGCGGCATGTGCTCCTTGTGCATGGCGATGAGGAAGCACGCCAGTGGATGGCCGATAACATTCAATTTTTCTACCCTGAAGTGCACGTGTGGCTGCCGAGATCCGGCGAACCGCTGGAGTTGTAAGGCAGCCCCTAAAAAACCTAGACCTGTTGGATGGAGACCCTAACCGTTGTAGCCCCAACGCGGCCAGCGTTGTCGCCCGAACGCCTGGAGGCTTTTTGCCATGCGTTGCGTCCGCAGCTTCGCGGAAGGCTCTACACCGATGCCATGACGCGGGCACTTTATGCAACCGATGCCAGCATTTACCAGATAGAGCCTGTTGGCGTGCTTATTCCAGCCCATGTCGACGATGTGCAGGCTGCGCTAGCGCTGGCTTCTCGCTTCAGCATCCCGGTGTTGCCTCGGGGAGGCGGTTCGTCACTTGCTGGGCAAGCTGTAGGTGAGGCTTTAGTCATTGATTTTACACCGCACCTGCATCGCATTCTGGAAATCAATCCCGAAGAACGCTGGGCACGCGTAGAGCCAGGCTGCACTATGGAGCAGCTTAACCTCGCGTTACGGCCTTTGGGATTAATGGTGGGGCCTGATCCTGCCAGCGGTGCGCGGGCAACGCTGGGGGGTATGCTGGCCAACAATTCGACGGGTGCCCATTCGATACTCTATGGCAATATGGTTGAGCATGTGCGCGCCGTCAACGCGCTACTGGCCGATGGCACGCCGGTCCATTTTGAAGCACTCGACGAAGCCGCTTGGGCCGAACGCATGCGGCGCAATGACCCTGAGGGTCGGCTCTACCGTGAGCTCGACGACTTGCTGCGGGCAAAAGGCGACATCATTGCCCGCGATACGCCTAAACACTGGCGTCGCAACAGCGGCTATCGGCTGGAATACTTGCTTGAGGCCCGCTCCCGAAACCTGGCACAGCTGCTCTGCGGAAGCGAAGGGACGCTGGCTGTGGTCACGGAACTGACCATCGGGCTGGTGCCCCGTCCTAAGCGTACAGCCCTCGGTGTGGTGCACTTTGATACCCGAGAAGAAGCCCTGCGTGCTGTGACAACAATTCTCGAAACCAAACCTGCAGCCGTTGAGCTTTTTGACGGCGTGGCCATCGAAGCAACGCGCCATGCGCCTGGCTATGCTCCGCGACTGGCTACGTTTATCGTGGGCAATCCTGGTGCTGTGCTGATTACGGAGTATTTTGGAGAGAGCGAGACTGAACTGGTGGCCAAGCTCGATGCTCTAGAAGCTACGTTGCAACGCGCTGGCTATGGCTATGCCATTGTGCGCGCTCTGCAGCCCGAGCATATCCAAAACGTGTGGGCTGTTCGAAGTGAAGGCGTCGGGTTGGTGATGGGCGTCAAAGGGGATCACAAGCCCTTGCCCATGATTGAAGATGCTGCCGTTCCCGTAGAGCATTTGGCCGACTACGTGGCTGATTTAGAGCGCCTTTTCCAGGAGACCCATACGCAGGCTGTGCTCTACGCGCACGCCTCAGCAGGCTGCCTGCACATCCGTCCTTTCCTCAACACAAAAGATGCTCGCGAAGTGGAGAAAATGCGTGTGCTGGCCACAGGCTCGATGGAACTGGTTAAAAAATATGGGGGCGTACTGTCTTCCGAGCATGGCGATGGCATTGTGCGGGGATGGCTCAACGAAGCTTTTCTCGGTCCAGAACTTTATGCCGTCTATCGGCAAGTCAAGCAAATCTTTGATCCTAATGGCCTGCTAAACCCGGGCAAGATTATCGATACCCCACCGATGACTGAAAATTTGCGTATGGGGCCTACCTATCGCACGATCGAACTGGTCGAAGAACTGGACTGGTCCGAAGAAGGTGGCTTTGCTCGGGCAGTAGAGCAGTGCAACGGCAACGGCGCTTGCCGCAAGCTCGAAAGCGGCACGATGTGCCCGAGTTTTATGGTTACGCGCGACGAGCGGCACACCACACGCGGACGGGCTAACGCGCTGCGTTCGGTACTCTCAGGCGCACTGCCCGTTGAAGCGCTCACTGGGCGCGCCCTTTACGAAGTCATGGACCTGTGCATCCAATGCAAGGCCTGTAAAACGGAGTGCCCCTCAAACGTCGATATGGCCAAAATGAAGACCGAGTGGCTAGCGAAGTACTGGGAGGCCAACCGCGTGCCGCTGCGCGTGCGTTTGTTTGCCAACCAACCTCGGCTAGCCCGGTGGATTGGAGGCGGATGGAAAGCACGGCTGGCCAATATCGGATTGCGCAACGCCTTCGTACGCCGATTGATGGACTGGACGTTGGGCATCAGCGCCCAACGCCAATTACCGACATTCGCGCTAGAGCCTTTTACCACCTGGTTTCGGAAACAAAGCTGGCCGACTACGGGACCAACCGTGGTGCTCTTTGCAGATACCTTTAACAACTACCATCATCCCGAAGTCGCCCAAGCAGCCGCGCTGTTTTTTGCGCGTTTAGGCTTCCAGGTAATCGTGCCCGAGGAAAAGGCCTGCTGCGGTCGTCCCTTGATCTCAAAGGGACTTGTGAGTCAGGCCCAGCGTCAGGCCCTAGAGGCCCTGGAACGGCTTTATCCCTATGTCGAACAGGAATTACCCATTATAGGCCTAGAACCCAGCTGCATTCTAACGTTTCGTGACGAACTGCTCAGCCTGTTGCCAGGAGATCCGCGCGCACGAAAACTGGCACGCAGCGTCTTTACTTTCGAGGAATACGTGGCACGCTTGGCCGACGAAGGACGCCTGCGTGAGGTGCGTTGGACCGAAACGGCACGACGCGTCCTGGTGCATGGCCACTGCCATCAAAAATCGTTGGTAGGCATGGGACCAACGGCACGCATTCTGGCCCTGCCCCCAAATTATCGCGTAGAGGTGCTCGACACGAGCTGCTGCGGTATGGCAGGAGCCTTTGGATATGAAAAAGAACACGTCGAGATTTCTCTGAAAATGGCCGAGCGGCGCCTGGCTCCAGCAGTGCGAGCAGCCAGTGAAGACACCCTCATTGCGGCAGCCGGAACTTCGTGTCGCGCGCAAATTTTCGACACAACCGGCCGGCGCGCTTGGCATCCGGCAGAGATTTTGCTACAGGCGCTGACCTAAAAACTTGGCGGGGTCGAATTTTGACCCCGCTTTAACAATTTGGAAGCGCTTTTTTAACTTGTTTGGCGTACATTCGATCTTGTACAACACCGACAACCAACCGCTTTAGCGCGATGCAACTGCCTGAAACGCTTGTCGAGGCGCGGCCGTACTCGTTTTTTGAACAGGTCAACCGCATTTTTGACCGAGCCGCTGCCTATACCAAACATCCTAAGGGACTGTTGGATCAGATTAAGGCCTGCAATAGCGTCTACCGGGTGGAATTTCCAATTAAGCGGGATGACGGTTCTATTGAGGTCATCCGCGCCTATCGAGCTGAGCACAGCCATCACAAGCTCCCCACGAAAGGGGGCATTCGCTACGCGGAAACCGTGAACGAGGACGAAGTGATGGCGCTTGCTGCATTGATGACGTACAAGTGCGCTATTGTGGACGTACCCTTTGGAGGGGCAAAAGGGGGCGTTAAAATCGATCGGCGAAAGTATAGCGATGCTGAACTAGAGCGCATTACACGGCGCTACACGTTTGAGTTGCTGCGCAAAAACTTTATCGGTCCAGGCATTGATGTTCCGGCGCCAGACTATGGGACTGGGCCGCGCGAAATGGCGTGGATTCTGGATACGTACAATTCGTTCTCCTCGAATCCTTTGGAAGCGTTGGCTTGCGTCACAGGTAAGCCAGTGGGTGAGGGCGGCGTACGCGGTCGCAAGGAAGCCACGGGGCGGGGGGTATACTTTGGTGTGCGCGAGGCTTGCAGCGTAGAGGAAGACATGAAAGCCTTAGGGCTTGAGACAGGCCTTTCTGGCAAGACCGTCGTGGTGCAAGGCTTGGGAAACGTCGGCTACCATGCGGCCAAGTTTCTGGCCGAAGGGGGAGCGGTCCTCGTTGGGCTGGCGGAAATTGAAGGAGCAATTTACAATCCTGAAGGGCTCGACCTAGAGGCTGTGATGGCGCATCGCCGGCAAACCGGCTCGATCCTTAACTTTCCAGGTGCCAAAAACTTGGAGCGGACCGAAGATGCTCTGGAGCTCCCCTGTGACATTCTGGTGCCTGCTGCGCTAGAGAATCAGATTACCGCAGAGAATGCCCCACGCATTCAGGCCAAAATCATTGCCGAAGCAGCTAACGGCCCTGTTACGGTAGAGGCTGAAGAGATCTTGCTCAAAAAAGGCGTGCTTATCATTCCCGATGTGTATTTGAACGCCGGTGGGGTGACGGTTTCTTACTTTGAATGGCTGCGCAATTTATCGCACGTTCGGTTTGGGCGGCTGAGCAAGCGATTTGAAGAGCGTACTTTTAGCCGCATTTTGGAAGTGATTGAAGACCTAACGGGCAAAAAGGTCCCCATCGAACTGGTTCAGGAGGTAGCTCATGGGGCTGACGAAGAGGACCTGGTAAACTCCGGTCTGGAAGAAACCATGGTGACGGCTTACCAGGAAATTCAAGCAATTCGGCGGAAGCACAACGTTGACTTGCGCACGGCGGCATTTATTAGTGCTATCGAAAAAGTAGCCAAATCTTACATTGAGCTAGGCATCTTTCCGTGAGCAGGGTGTGGGGGACGGTGCAGCCCGCCGTCCCCCACGGCACGCTGCTACTTAGCGAATACGTACCTCTGGCAGCATCCAAGCCAGTGGTTGACCATGGAAAAGTCGAAGTGTTTCGAAGGCAGTGCGGTAGGTCTCCGAAAGGCCAGGCGTGTTGGCAGTGCGCAGTTCGAGACGGGCGGCTTGGGCTTCCAGGTGCTCTAGGAGCTGTTCCGCAAATGTCTTGGGCCGAGGTAGCGTGCGCACGCGGTAGGTGCCGGGAGCCAGTCCAGCCTTTGTTGCAGCAATTTCGATGGCACGGTCTAGCCCTCCCAACACATCGACCAAGCCCACCTGATGCGCTGCTTCGCCCGTCCAGACACGGCCGCCCCCCAGGGCATCTACCGAGTCGACCGGTAGGCCACGGGCCTCAGAGACTTTTTGTAAGAAAGTGCGATAGGTGGCTAGGATGGCTTGTTCAAGGCGTTGCAACTCATAAGGCTCGGGGGGCACTAGGCCAGAAAACATGTCGGCATAAGGACTGGTGCGCAGCAGGTCGAACGTAATCCCGATTTTGTTTTCCAATAGGCCCTGCGCGTTAAACAGGATACCGATCACTCCAATAGAGCCTGTGATCGTTAGCGGATCGGCTACAATGGAGTCTGCAGCGGTGCTAATCCAGTACCCTCCCGAAGCGGCCAACCCCCCCATAGAAACAATGACGGGTTTAACGGAGGCGGTTTGGCGGATGGCTTGCCACATGGCTTCGGAGGCTGCTGCTGAACCTCCTGGCGAATGAATGCGCAGTACAACAGCTTTGACGCGATTGTTTTCACGGGCTTCACGGAGGGCTTCAGCCAGCGTTTCGCTTCCTAAAAACTGTCCGCCAAAAAGTGGATTAGGATCCGTGCGGCTTTTGCCCGGCACAATTGTCCCGACAGCATATACCACCGCAATTTCCCCCTCGTTGCCGGTAGCTAGTCCAGCTTCGCGGTCAGGTACGCGCAGGTATTGGGTTAGTGAAACCTGGCGAAGTCGGTCCTCATTTGGGTAGCCCAAGTGGGTTTTCAAGCTGGCTTGAATTTGCGCTGCATCGCGCAGCCCGTCGAGCAAACCAGCAGCTACTGCTTCTTCTGCTGTGAGCAAGAGCTGCTCGGTAGCTAAGCGGTTTAGGGTTTCGATGGGGAGCTTACGGGCTTGGGCGATCGAGGCTAGAAAATGCTGATTGTACGTGTCAAGCAGCGCCTGAAGCTGCAGGCGGTTTTCGTCTGATAACCGCTCGCGCACAAACGGCTCCCCAGCGCTTTTGAAAGCTCCTGCACGTACGACGTAGGCTTCAACATCCAGCTGATCTAGCAGCCGTTTGTAAAACTCGGCGGCTAGATACAATCCATTAAACTCAAAGAGCGACTCTGGTCCGGCAAATACGCTATCGGCCACGCTGGCGACAAAGTAATCCGCTTCATCCATGCCAAAGTCTTCACAGGATGCAATGAGCATTTTGCCGCTGGCCTTAACCTCTTGCAAAGCTTGTCGAATTTCTTCCAGCGTAGCCCAAGGAGCTTCTAGGTCACGAAGGCGCAACCAGATGGCCTCGATCCGATGATCAGCTGCTGCTTTGCGCAACGCGTGCGTCAGGTCGCGCAAGCCGTAGGCAGGTTCATCAAGCAATAGGCGGCTTAAGGGATCTCCAGAGACCACCTCAGGAAGATTGCCGCCAAGCTCCACCACGAGCACCGAGCCCGCGCGAACCGTCGGTGGACGTTCGGCCAGCGAAGCCAGACTAAACAGCAGCAAAAAGCCAAAAAGCAAAACTAGTCCTAAAGCGATCAGGGTACCCAAAATGCTGGCCAGAAGGGCAGAAAAAAAGCGCATAGCTTTACGGTAAATGGTCCTAAAGAAAGCCGTTGTAGGTCTACGCACACGCCCTAGCAAGGTTACAAAGCCTAATGTCTGCGAAAGTAGACAGTGGCAAAGGCTTGCAAAGGGAAATTACGCTGAAATAACCACTTTTGCATTTTTGGCACTGGGCTTGTCGAAGTTTTAGAAAAGTAAACCTAAAAGTAGGTGGGATCATGCGTTGGCTTTGGATAGGTATCGGCTGCCTTTGGCTGACATTCGGCGTATTGCCGGTCCAAGCTCAGCGGTCGTCAGAAGGCGTGCCGCGTGCACCTTCCAAGGAGCGGGTGCGTGAGGCAAAGCCCCCGCGCAAGGCGTCGCGTCTTCCAGCTGAAGCACCGCGTGTTGGAGCAAAATCTGACAATGTTCCGGGGCAGGTTTGGTCCCGGCCTTACCGTGCCGCTCCCGTTTGGGTAGTGGCACCACCGCCACCATCGCCCAAGTATGTGGTAGCTTTCCATTTCTGGAAGCATCCAGCGCATCGTCACCGGCCTTTTCGGTATCGGCTGCGCCAGTGGTTGTATTGGGATGTGCGCGGTTGGGGACCAGTTCGGCCAGTGTGGCTTGAGGTTGAGGTAGTTTACCGCGCGCGCCTTCGGGCGGTTTATGCTGGATTTGTCGTGGTGGATTTGTGGGTTGAAACGGTGAGGTTTTATGATCGGGGGCGCTATTGGGGGCATGTGATCATGTTTCCACCTGCGCTACAACATCTCGAAGCACGTTTTTATGCGGACGGGCGCATGGTGTTTGAACGCATGGTGTTTCTTGGAGAAGGGCTGGAAGCAGGGCTTTATCTTATGGCAGGTCGTGGGGCGCAATGGGAGATGCCGGAGTTTATCGGGCGTGTGGATCTTGCGCGTGCTCGCGTAGAGGCCCTACCTGGAAGCGATGGCTGGCCGCAAATGACCGGAGCTTGGGTACCTCTGTTGCCGACTGATGGCGCTTGGTATGCTGTAGAAGACCCCAGGTCCTTAGCGCCGCGTGAAGACGTACAGCGCTTTACCGTCGAAGGGCAGCCGGTACAATTGTCACGACGGCTGGTACTAGAGCGTTTGGAATAGGCGAAACCGCATTTGCCGTTATGCGGTTGGAGATACAGGCCTTTGTATCTTGGTCATGTGAGGATGGTAGGCAATGCGCATGGTGCGGATAGGGCATGCGATGCGGCATCGGCAATTATCTCGCCGACCGCTGGCAGATCCCGCTGCCCCGCTGAATGCGCGGGAGCGTGAGATCCTGCGGTTGGTTGTCGAGAGTTTTATTGATACGGCAGGTCCGGTGGGGTCGCGTTTTCTGGCCCGTCGGTATCCTATCGGTCTGAGCCCAGCCTCGATTCGCAACACCATGAGCGATTTAGAGGAAATGGGCTATTTGGACCATCCTTACACTTCAGCCGGTCGCATTCCAACAGACTTGGGCTATCGAACGTTTGTCGATGCCTTAATGGAGGTGCCCAAGCTTACACCAGATGAATGCCGGCTGTTGGAGCGGAGGGTACGTCAAGTGAGCAACGACCCGGAGGAGCTGTGGCGGGAAAGCACGCGGCTTTTAGGGCAGCTTTCCCATCTGCTTGGCGTTGTGCTGACCCCCCGCCTGTCGACTGGGGTACTGGAACGGCTGGAGGTTGTACCACTTTCGTCGACCCGCGCCATGTTTGTGCTCAGCGTGCGCGGCGGCTTGGTGCGTACAATTCTTGCAGAGCTGCCCTCGGAGCTGAGCCGGCGTGACCTAGAACTGGTAGTCGCATTGCTGAATGAGCGCCTGGCTGGTCTGACCTTGGCTACCGTTCGTAATACCTGTGCCCAACGTTTGCAGGATGTAGAAGACCGAACCGGGCTAGTGCAGCTCATGATCGGCGAGGCTCCGACCCTGTTTGCTGAGCCGAGCGAAGGGCGCTTGCGTTTTGGCGGGACCCAGTATATCATGGGGCAACCGGAGTTTCGGCATGCGGAAGAGCTTCGCACCTTGTTCCTATTGTTAGAGGATGAAGAGGCGCTGGTTCAACTGCTGGAAGGTCCCGAGCTTTCGGAAAATGTTGAAATCGGTCGCGCGCAGGTTTCCATTGGCCGCGAGAACCCAGACGAAAAGGTAGAAAAGTTTTCGATCGTTACCGCCCGCTATCGCTTAGGCGATGCGGTGGGAACTATTGGCGTTATCGGGCCTACGCGCATGGACTACCGGCGCGTGATGGCGCTGGTGCAGGAAATGGCCACGCTGCTCAGCCGACCTGCAGACGAGGTGGTCAACTAATCCTGCAAAAAAACATTACGCTATGGAGCCCAAAGACGTGCAATCGCCGCAGACGCATACGGAACCTCCCTTAGAAAGTCAACTTTCAGATACAACTGCACCGGGGAATCTAAGCGAGGAGACCAGTGCCTTAACGGCGCGTATTCAACAATTAGAGGCAGAGCTTGCCCAGCTACAGGACAAGTTTCTGCGCACGGCAGCCGAATTACAGAACTATCGCCGGCGCGTTGAGCAAGAAAAACAACAGTTGTTGGAACTGGGCAAAGCTGCTGCATTGCGACCACTGCTAGATGTGCTCGACGACTTGGAACGCTCGTTAGCAGCTGCACAGCAAACCGAAGGTCAAGATGTCGAGACGGTTTTGCGGCAGCTTCGCGAGGGCGTTTCCCTGGTCTATCGCAAGTTTCTGGATGAACTGGCCCGTTTAGGGGTGCAGCCCATTGAGGCCACAGGCAAGCCGTTTGATCCTATCCTACACGAAGCGTTGCTGCAGCAGCCTGCCCCTGAAGGGGCGGTGCCAGGAACCGTGCTTGAGGAAATTCAAAAAGGGTATCTTCTAGGTGAGCGCGTGCTGCGCCACAGCCGTGTGGTGGTGGCTGCGCCGCCGGATGGGAAAGAGCAGCCCGTAAGCTAAAGGGCCTTTATGCGCGATTACTACGAAGTGCTTGGGGTGGACCGCAGTGCCTCACTGGAAGAAATCAAACGGGCTTACCGCAAGCTGGCGCTGCAATACCACCCCGACCGCAACCCCAACAATAAAGAAGCTGAAGCGCGTTTTAAAGAAATTGCAGAAGCCTACGCGGTGCTTTCCGATCCGGAGAAACGGCGGCGTTATGACCGGTATGGTCACGCCGGTCTGCGGGAAGGTGGCACTGCGTCGGGGGCGTCTCCTTTTGAGGATCTGAACGATATTTTTAGTGCCTTTCACGATATTTTTGGCGCCTCGGGTGCTGTCTTTGAAGAGGTCTTTACCGGGCAGCGGCGCGCACGAAGGCGTGAAAGCGGGCGGGCTGGGGGCGATGTGCACGTTAAGGTGGCTCTAACGCTCGAAGAAATCGCCGAAGGCACTGAAAAAGAAATTCCTGTGCGCAAGTACGTCGCCTGCCAAGCCTGTGGTGGAAGCGGCGCTGAAGGGGGCGTTGCAGGGTACACCACGTGCCCTACGTGCCACGGCACTGGTGAACTGCGTCAGGTTTCGCGCTCCATCTTTGGTCAGTTTATCAACATCCAAACCTGCCCGCACTGCCGAGGCGAGGGACGGGTGCTGCGCAACCGCTGTGCGGCTTGTGGCGGCAGCGGCCGCCAGATGGCTGAGGTGACGGTGCGCGTAACCATCCCGCCAGGAGCCGTAGCAGGGCATTACCTTACGCTTCAGGGAGCCGGGCATGCAGGGATCAACGGTGGGCCAGCGGGCGACCTGATTGTAGAAATCGAGGAGCTTCCTCACGAGCACTTTGTACGGGAGGGGCTGGACATCTACTACGATCTGTTCCTCTCTTTCCCTGATGCTGCTTTAGGCACCGAAGTGGAAGTGCCTACGCTGCGCGGACGGGCGCGGTTGCAAATTGAGCCCGGCATTCAGTCCGGGAAGATTCTCCGCATGCGGGGGCGCGGCTTGCCAGAGCTTAATAGCTCACGCCGGGGGGACCAACTGGTGCGTGTGCACGTGTGGACGCCCACAGAACTCACCGAAAACGAACGCCGAATTTTGGAGCAACTGCGGCATTCGCCTTCCTTCCAGCCCCGTTTGGAAGGCGAACGCAAATCGTTCTTTAGTCGGGTTAAAGACGCCTTTCGCTAAAAACGAAAGGCTAGATGCCTTCAAGGGAGCTTATGGCAAGCCTATCGCGTGGCGAAGCGTTCCGGCAAGTGATGCGACGCGTCCCGTCGCCCGTTACCGTAGTGACGGCGGCAACGGCTGAAGAAATGCGCGGCATTACCATCGGATCCTTTACCAGCGTATCGCTGAATCCCCCACTGATTTCCTTTAACGTCAGCCATCGGGCACGCATGCATGCAGTGCTGCTTAAGGCTGAGCGATTTGCCGTACATCTGCTGCGTGCCGAACAGGTCTACCTCAGCCAACGCTTTGCTGAACCTGGCCTAAGCGGTGCTGAGCAGTTTGCTGGACTAGCATACCGGGTGGAGGGCCACGGTATGCC
This sequence is a window from Rhodothermus bifroesti. Protein-coding genes within it:
- a CDS encoding FAD-binding and (Fe-S)-binding domain-containing protein, whose protein sequence is METLTVVAPTRPALSPERLEAFCHALRPQLRGRLYTDAMTRALYATDASIYQIEPVGVLIPAHVDDVQAALALASRFSIPVLPRGGGSSLAGQAVGEALVIDFTPHLHRILEINPEERWARVEPGCTMEQLNLALRPLGLMVGPDPASGARATLGGMLANNSTGAHSILYGNMVEHVRAVNALLADGTPVHFEALDEAAWAERMRRNDPEGRLYRELDDLLRAKGDIIARDTPKHWRRNSGYRLEYLLEARSRNLAQLLCGSEGTLAVVTELTIGLVPRPKRTALGVVHFDTREEALRAVTTILETKPAAVELFDGVAIEATRHAPGYAPRLATFIVGNPGAVLITEYFGESETELVAKLDALEATLQRAGYGYAIVRALQPEHIQNVWAVRSEGVGLVMGVKGDHKPLPMIEDAAVPVEHLADYVADLERLFQETHTQAVLYAHASAGCLHIRPFLNTKDAREVEKMRVLATGSMELVKKYGGVLSSEHGDGIVRGWLNEAFLGPELYAVYRQVKQIFDPNGLLNPGKIIDTPPMTENLRMGPTYRTIELVEELDWSEEGGFARAVEQCNGNGACRKLESGTMCPSFMVTRDERHTTRGRANALRSVLSGALPVEALTGRALYEVMDLCIQCKACKTECPSNVDMAKMKTEWLAKYWEANRVPLRVRLFANQPRLARWIGGGWKARLANIGLRNAFVRRLMDWTLGISAQRQLPTFALEPFTTWFRKQSWPTTGPTVVLFADTFNNYHHPEVAQAAALFFARLGFQVIVPEEKACCGRPLISKGLVSQAQRQALEALERLYPYVEQELPIIGLEPSCILTFRDELLSLLPGDPRARKLARSVFTFEEYVARLADEGRLREVRWTETARRVLVHGHCHQKSLVGMGPTARILALPPNYRVEVLDTSCCGMAGAFGYEKEHVEISLKMAERRLAPAVRAASEDTLIAAAGTSCRAQIFDTTGRRAWHPAEILLQALT
- a CDS encoding Glu/Leu/Phe/Val family dehydrogenase, which codes for MQLPETLVEARPYSFFEQVNRIFDRAAAYTKHPKGLLDQIKACNSVYRVEFPIKRDDGSIEVIRAYRAEHSHHKLPTKGGIRYAETVNEDEVMALAALMTYKCAIVDVPFGGAKGGVKIDRRKYSDAELERITRRYTFELLRKNFIGPGIDVPAPDYGTGPREMAWILDTYNSFSSNPLEALACVTGKPVGEGGVRGRKEATGRGVYFGVREACSVEEDMKALGLETGLSGKTVVVQGLGNVGYHAAKFLAEGGAVLVGLAEIEGAIYNPEGLDLEAVMAHRRQTGSILNFPGAKNLERTEDALELPCDILVPAALENQITAENAPRIQAKIIAEAANGPVTVEAEEILLKKGVLIIPDVYLNAGGVTVSYFEWLRNLSHVRFGRLSKRFEERTFSRILEVIEDLTGKKVPIELVQEVAHGADEEDLVNSGLEETMVTAYQEIQAIRRKHNVDLRTAAFISAIEKVAKSYIELGIFP
- the sppA gene encoding signal peptide peptidase SppA codes for the protein MRFFSALLASILGTLIALGLVLLFGFLLLFSLASLAERPPTVRAGSVLVVELGGNLPEVVSGDPLSRLLLDEPAYGLRDLTHALRKAAADHRIEAIWLRLRDLEAPWATLEEIRQALQEVKASGKMLIASCEDFGMDEADYFVASVADSVFAGPESLFEFNGLYLAAEFYKRLLDQLDVEAYVVRAGAFKSAGEPFVRERLSDENRLQLQALLDTYNQHFLASIAQARKLPIETLNRLATEQLLLTAEEAVAAGLLDGLRDAAQIQASLKTHLGYPNEDRLRQVSLTQYLRVPDREAGLATGNEGEIAVVYAVGTIVPGKSRTDPNPLFGGQFLGSETLAEALREARENNRVKAVVLRIHSPGGSAAASEAMWQAIRQTASVKPVIVSMGGLAASGGYWISTAADSIVADPLTITGSIGVIGILFNAQGLLENKIGITFDLLRTSPYADMFSGLVPPEPYELQRLEQAILATYRTFLQKVSEARGLPVDSVDALGGGRVWTGEAAHQVGLVDVLGGLDRAIEIAATKAGLAPGTYRVRTLPRPKTFAEQLLEHLEAQAARLELRTANTPGLSETYRTAFETLRLFHGQPLAWMLPEVRIR
- the hrcA gene encoding heat-inducible transcriptional repressor HrcA, translating into MRMVRIGHAMRHRQLSRRPLADPAAPLNAREREILRLVVESFIDTAGPVGSRFLARRYPIGLSPASIRNTMSDLEEMGYLDHPYTSAGRIPTDLGYRTFVDALMEVPKLTPDECRLLERRVRQVSNDPEELWRESTRLLGQLSHLLGVVLTPRLSTGVLERLEVVPLSSTRAMFVLSVRGGLVRTILAELPSELSRRDLELVVALLNERLAGLTLATVRNTCAQRLQDVEDRTGLVQLMIGEAPTLFAEPSEGRLRFGGTQYIMGQPEFRHAEELRTLFLLLEDEEALVQLLEGPELSENVEIGRAQVSIGRENPDEKVEKFSIVTARYRLGDAVGTIGVIGPTRMDYRRVMALVQEMATLLSRPADEVVN
- a CDS encoding nucleotide exchange factor GrpE, translated to MEPKDVQSPQTHTEPPLESQLSDTTAPGNLSEETSALTARIQQLEAELAQLQDKFLRTAAELQNYRRRVEQEKQQLLELGKAAALRPLLDVLDDLERSLAAAQQTEGQDVETVLRQLREGVSLVYRKFLDELARLGVQPIEATGKPFDPILHEALLQQPAPEGAVPGTVLEEIQKGYLLGERVLRHSRVVVAAPPDGKEQPVS
- the dnaJ gene encoding molecular chaperone DnaJ, giving the protein MRDYYEVLGVDRSASLEEIKRAYRKLALQYHPDRNPNNKEAEARFKEIAEAYAVLSDPEKRRRYDRYGHAGLREGGTASGASPFEDLNDIFSAFHDIFGASGAVFEEVFTGQRRARRRESGRAGGDVHVKVALTLEEIAEGTEKEIPVRKYVACQACGGSGAEGGVAGYTTCPTCHGTGELRQVSRSIFGQFINIQTCPHCRGEGRVLRNRCAACGGSGRQMAEVTVRVTIPPGAVAGHYLTLQGAGHAGINGGPAGDLIVEIEELPHEHFVREGLDIYYDLFLSFPDAALGTEVEVPTLRGRARLQIEPGIQSGKILRMRGRGLPELNSSRRGDQLVRVHVWTPTELTENERRILEQLRHSPSFQPRLEGERKSFFSRVKDAFR
- a CDS encoding flavin reductase family protein, with translation MASLSRGEAFRQVMRRVPSPVTVVTAATAEEMRGITIGSFTSVSLNPPLISFNVSHRARMHAVLLKAERFAVHLLRAEQVYLSQRFAEPGLSGAEQFAGLAYRVEGHGMPILEGVLAVLYCRPYSRLEAGDHTIFVGEVYDLEAHEDGLPVLYYNRAYRVVGETLAPGPAIDHETPAP